A genome region from Panicum virgatum strain AP13 chromosome 4K, P.virgatum_v5, whole genome shotgun sequence includes the following:
- the LOC120702400 gene encoding uncharacterized protein LOC120702400 yields MATPATSINPAYDPKTDPGRKPKKSKDPGWKYGYWAELGNRDEVTCTLCGTMVHGGIKRLKQYLAGGFGDSKICSETTTKIRVEMTNYLEKHKRQRPMYLDDEEEQVEENGEADVVVVEASAPVNEVESQASKVMPSSGTAAKKRRATYSFKAVAVSKGKEKPKGNKTILEMLRKTPEEIVDERRKGSYQPPIQSSTKTKEQHHYVDMQWALWFYECGIPFNAAASRQFQVAVEATAQFGSGYKPPSPYQFGEPLLKDAVKLTSTMREDHERAWKHFGCTLMSDGWTDKRGRHLINFLVNSPEGTFFLESVDASSEVHDAYMLADLLEKRIEEIGKEKVVQVITDNGANYKAAGKHLMERIPSLFWSPCAAHCLDLMLEDIGGLKEFKKPIARARRVTTFIYRHGRILSAMREKTGGSDLVRPAATRFATAFLTLKSLHKHRDSLKSLFVSEAWTGNKLAKTKAGEDAHDIVLSTEFWNKVEDCLRASAPLLIVLRVVDGDEKPAMPEVAALMNQAKERIKQSFAIPTKKTLLKKIIDIIEKRWVKQMDHPLYGAALYLNPRKLHPLIRDDDDATVGQLRGCFLEVLGRMVEDRDTQDKIDAQSLDYEALRGESFSNIRAKQNLEKMSPLDWWASYGGRAIELQRFARRIVSLCASSYGCERNWSTFEFIHTKKRNRLLHKRLNDIVYISYIRKMKTRFQIRREKKGKSFDPLVIEEFDWDNEWADSSHVHPQGARGCDENDLTWAAVDEALDASNSLRGHNLPRNASSRCATNSNPRLDEDESSLGNEEEEDEDPHDDAYVTDSEDAPPDGGESMEGLQAANNHDEFDDGY; encoded by the exons ATGGCAACTCCAGCTACCTCTATCAACCCTGCATATGATCCCAAGACTGATCCAGGCAGGAAGCCCAAAAAGTCTAAGGACCCAGGCTGGAAGTATGGATATTGGGCAGAGCTTGGTAACCGAGATGAGGTGACATGTACCCTATGTGGCACAATGGTTCATGGGGGCATAAAAAGGCTGAAGCAATATCTAGCAGGTGGCTTTGGAGATTCAAAAATATGCAGCGAAACTACTACAAAGATTAGGGTGGAGATGACAAATTACTTGGAAaaacacaagaggcaaaggccaATGTACCTAGATGATGAGGAAGAGCAGGTAGAGGAGAATGGAGAAGCAGATGTGGTCGTGGTAGAGGCAAGTGCACCTGTGAATGAAGTTGAATCCCAGGCCTCTAAGGTGATGCCAAGTTCAGGGACAGCAGCAAAGAAAAGGCGTGCAACCTATTCATTCAAGGCTGTAGCAGTGAGCAAAGGCAAGGAAAAGCCAAAGGGAAACAAGACAATTCTTGAGATGTTAAGAAAAACACCTGAAGAAATAGTCGATGAAAGGCGTAAAGGGTCTTACCAGCCCCCAATTCAGTCCAGCACTAAGACCAAGGAGCAACATCATTATGTGGATATGCAATGGGCCCTGTGGTTCTATGAGTGTGGCATACCATTCAATGCAGCAGCATCAAGACAATTTCAGGTGGCAGTTGAGGCAACAGCACAGTTTGGTTCAGGGTACAAGCCTCCTTCTCCATATCAGTTTGGGGAACCGTTGCTTAAAGATGCAGTGAAGTTGACAAGTACCATGAGGGAGGACCATGAGAGAGCATGGAAGCATTTTGGTTGCACTCTCATGTCAGATGGATGGACTGATAAGAGGGGACGACATTTGATTAACTTCCTTGTCAATAGCCCAGAGGGGACTTTCTTCTTAGAGTCTGTCGATGCATCAAGTGAGGTCCACGATGCATATATGCTTGCTGATTTGTTGGAGAAAAGAATTGAGGAGATTGGAAAGGAAAAGGTCGTTCAAGTTATCACTGATAATGGAGCTAACTACAAGGCAGCGGGTAAGCATCTAATGGAGAGAATTCCTTCACTGTTTTGGAGCCCATGTGCTGCACATTGTCTGGATCTTATGCTAGAAGATATAGGAGGGTTGAAGGAATTTAAGAAGCCCATAGCACGTGCAAGGCGTGTAACAACTTTCATCTATAGACATGGGAGAATCCTTAGTGCAATGAGAGAAAAGACAGGTGGGTCTGATCTTGTGAGACCTGCAGCCACAAGGTTTGCCACAGCTTTCCTCACTTTGAAAAGTTTGCACAAGCATAGAGATTCTTTGAAATCTCTTTTTGTCAGTGAAGCATGGACTGGGAATAAATTGGCAAAAACTAAAGCTGGTGAGGATGCGCATGACATTGTGCTCTCTACTGAGTTTTGGAACAAGGTTGAGGACTGCCTTAGAGCTTCAGCCCCTCTTCTCATTGTTCTTAGGGTGGTTGATGGTGATGAGAAGCCTGCCATGCCAGAGGTTGCAGCATTAATGAATCAAGCAAAAGAGAGGATCAAGCAAAGCTTTGCTATCCCAACTAAGAAAACATTGCTCAAGAAAATCATAGATATTATTGAGAAGCGTTGGGTGAAGCAAATGGACCATCCTTTGTATGGGGCTGCATTGTATTTGAACCCAAGAAAATTacatcccctcataagagatgatgatgatgccacTGTTGGGCAGCTAAGAGGTTGCTTCCTTGAAGTTCTTGGAAGAATGGTGGAAGATAGAGATACCCAAGACAAGATTGATGCTCAGTCTTTGGACTATGAAGCCCTTAGAGGAGAATCATTCTCAAATATAAGAGCTAAGCAAAACCTTGAGAAAATGAGTCCTC TTGATTGGTGGGCCTCATATGGTGGCCGTGCTATTGAGCTTCAAAGGTTTGCTAGGCGCATTGTTAGCCTATGTGCTTCATCATACGGCTGTGAGAGAAACTGGAGCACGTTCGAGTTT ATCCACACCAAAAAAAGAAATAGGTTACTGCATAAGAGGTTGAATGATATTGTCTACATTTCCTACATTCGAAAGATGAAGACTAGGTTTCAAATAAGgcgggagaagaaagggaaaagCTTTGACCCTTTAGTCATTGAAGAGTTCGATTGGGATAATGAGTGGGCTGACTCGTCGCATGTACACCCTCAAGGTGCACGTGGGTGTGATGAAAATGACCTCACATGGGCTGCTGTTGATGAAGCTCTTGATGCATCAAACTCGCTTCGAGGACACAATCTCCCAAGGAATGCAAGCAGTAGGTGTGCAACAAATTCAAACCCAAGGTTGGATGAAGATGAATCAAGTTTAGGcaatgaagaggaagaagatgaagaccCACATGATGATGCTTATGTGACAGATTCTGAGGATGCTCCTCCCGATGGTGGAGAAAGCATGGAAGGATTGCAAGCTGCAAATAACCATGATGAGTTTGATGATGGATATTGA
- the LOC120702401 gene encoding uncharacterized membrane protein At1g75140-like, translating into MPHRVAALLLLLPLAAASEEAAAAAAPPVEAAAVTEAVLLDWHAVQLARLQELAESLDRSVRALESALARSADPDPSPPGAASTAAVAVGDRRAPQGVAVTKRRPVWSERFHFAAAARLGEGAYAAAAAALPYEDADGLTKYFAVGDSRGRVLVFSAAGDALLELEAAASGESQVTALLTYLSPRRTDCLLFTGHADGSIAAHRLIESSPHGDDWLTLAAASSRLLVRGIDAAPVVHLEAHHAGRARYVLACDAGGRIRVFTENGTLYGTAIASSTPLAFVKQRLLFLTEAGAASLDLRSMSVRETPCEGLAEALNGTRVKAYSFDPSERFKAYGFTEAGDLVHVLLLGDVSSLKCRVRAIRKSEIDSPVAIHTIKGYLLVASHDKILVYNTSSQYYGRVGAPRPLFATTIKDIKSVFAGSGGVLPSAPDGKPVIAADREKLVILGLGDGHIAIYRSNFPVYKPESNAVVWSGPALLFLLFLIGIWQVYVKKKDSLGWTPEETFNTSVTAPTGSLLNHPTSDRAFADSATRTSDRGYVDGTARASDRSYGDATTRTTDRGYADATRAVDLRGGALRSAPRRYVSPTRYAGTSGIQYRPASAEPGLRGTPELKYRGPGMEPPGFPKKRDTLFSNNQAVVDDHVD; encoded by the coding sequence ATGCCCCACCgcgtcgccgccctcctcctactcctcccgctcgccgccgcgtcggaggaagctgcggcggcggccgcgccgccggtggaGGCAGCTGCCGTGACCGAGGCTGTTCTGCTGGACTGGCACGCGGTCCAGCTCGCGAGGCTGCAGGAGCTCGCGGAGTCGCTCGACAGGTCCGTCCGCGCGCTCGAGTCCGCGCTCGCCAGATCCGCGGACCCGGATCCCTCGCCACCGGGCGCCGCCTCGACCGCGGCGGTGGCCGTCGGGGACCGGCGCGCCCCGCAGGGCGTGGCGGTCACCAAGCGCCGGCCCGTCTGGTCCGAGCGGTTCCActtcgcggcggccgcgcggctcGGGGAGGGAGcgtacgccgcggcggcggccgcgctgccCTACGAGGACGCCGACGGGCTCACCAAGTACTTCGCCGTGGGGGACTCCCGCGGCCGCGTCCTCGTCTTCTCCGCCGCCGGGGACGCGCTGCtcgagctcgaggccgccgcctccggcgagTCCCAGGTCACCGCGCTTCTCACCTACCtctcgccgcgccgcaccgaTTGCCTCCTCTTCACCGGCCACGCCGACGGCTCCATCGCCGCGCACCGGCTCATCGAGTCGTCCCCGCACGGCGACGACTGGCTCACCCTCGCGGCCGCGTCCTCCCGCCTCCTCGTCCGCGGCATCGATGCCGCCCCCGTGGTCCACCTCGAGGCCCAccacgccggccgcgcgcgctaCGTGCTCGCCtgcgacgccggcggccgcaTCCGCGTCTTCACGGAGAACGGTACGCTCTACGGCACCGCCATCGCCTCGTCGACCCCTCTCGCCTTTGTCAAGCAGCGGCTCCTCTTCCTCACCGAGGCTGGAGCTGCCTCGCTCGACCTCCGCTCCATGTCCGTCCGGGAGACGCCTTGTGAGGGCCTTGCTGAAGCGCTCAATGGCACCCGCGTCAAGGCCTACTCTTTTGACCCCTCTGAGCGATTCAAGGCCTACGGCTTCACTGAAGCTGGCGACCTCGTGCACGTCCTCCTGCTTGGTGATGTTTCCAGCCTCAAATGCCGGGTCCGAGCTATCAGGAAGTCTGAGATTGACAGTCCAGTTGCCATACACACGATCAAGGGTTATCTCTTGGTGGCGAGCCATGATAAGATCCTTGTGTACAACACCTCATCCCAGTATTATGGGAGGGTTGGTGCGCCACGGCCATTGTTTGCCACAACCATCAAGGACATCAAATCTGTGTTTGCGGGTTCTGGTGGTGTGCTGCCCTCTGCGCCAGATGGGAAGCCTGTTATTGCAGCGGACCGGGAGAAGCTGGTGATCTTGGGTCTTGGGGATGGCCACATTGCCATCTATCGGTCCAACTTCCCGGTGTACAAGCCAGAGAGCAATGCTGTGGTGTGGAGTGGTCCAGCACTGCTTTTCCTCCTGTTCTTGATTGGCATTTGGCAAGTATATGTGAAAAAGAAGGATTCATTGGGCTGGACACCAGAGGAGACATTTAACACCTCTGTAACAGCTCCAACAGGGAGCCTTCTGAATCATCCTACCAGTGACAGAGCCTTTGCAGATAGCGCAACAAGAACTAGTGATCGTGGCTATGTAGATGGAACAGCAAGAGCCAGTGATAGAAGCTATGGGGATGCCACTACAAGAACTACGGACCGAGGTTATGCTGATGCTACTAGGGCCGTGGATCTGCGGGGTGGGGCGTTGAGGAGCGCTCCACGAAGGTACGTGTCCCCTACTAGATATGCAGGGACATCCGGAATTCAATACCGACCTGCTTCGGCAGAGCCTGGTCTTAGGGGTACTCCAGAGCTGAAATACCGAGGCCCAGGTATGGAGCCCCCTGGTTTCCCCAAGAAAAGGGACacattgttctcaaacaaccaGGCTGTAGTAGATGATCATGTTGATTGA
- the LOC120702402 gene encoding acyl-CoA-binding domain-containing protein 1 produces the protein MGLQEEFEEHAEKAKTLPDSTTNENKLILYGLYKQATVGDVNTGRPGFFDPKGKAKWDAWKAVEGKSKEEAMTDYITKVKQLLEEAAASTS, from the exons ATGGGTCTGCAG GAGGAATTTGAGGAGCACGCCGAGAAGGCCAAGACCTTGCCCGACTCTACTACAAATGAGAACAAGCTGATCCTCTACGGGCTCTACAAGCAAGCAACCGTTGGTGATGTCAACACAG GGCGTCCTGGCTTCTTCGACCCAAAAGGCAAAGCTAAATGGGATGCTTGGAAGGCTGTTGAAG GGAAGTCCAAGGAGGAAGCGATGACTGATTACATCACCAAGGTGAAGCAGCTGCTGGAGGAGGCTGCTGCATCCACTTCCTAG
- the LOC120702403 gene encoding superoxide dismutase [Fe] 1, chloroplastic-like: protein MASTVLVGVGGGLSLGLFAASNCSSAAASFTQRSGGDSRRHGGRLVLLRRGGAGGERTGRWNRPVLHCANEANVVTEDDTVDGDATDDESETDLEAAANDTIDSDGDTEDEPEEVEWIKQQPLPYPSDALEPYISKETVEQHWGVHQQMHVDRLNGMIGGSEWEGMSLGQMMLSSFNEGREQPHPPFFHAAQVWNHDFYWRSMKPGGGGKPPERLLKFINRDFGSYEHMIQQFMDAALTQFGSGWVWLSYKGSKLPYVKSRSPIPSDNYGRLVISKTPNAINPLVWGHSPLLAIDVWEHAYYQDYEDRRADYVAAVIEKLVSWEAVESRLTKAIQQAVERDGHLKKRILKKRQLAQSNGQIRAKPSTPQEARRP from the exons ATGGCGTCCACCGTGCTGGTGGGAGTGGGCGGCGGCCTCTCTCTCGGTCTCTTCGCCGCCTCCAACTGCAGCTCCGCTGCCGCATCCTTCACACAGCGATCTGGTGGCGACTCCCGACGGCATGGCGGCCGCCTCGTCCTCCTACGCAGAGGAGGTGCTGGG GGAGAGAGGACAGGTAGATGGAACCGTCCAGTACTTCATTGTGCCAATGAGGCAAATGTCGTGACTGAGGATGATACTGTGGATGGTGATGCTACCGATGATGAAAGTGAAACAGACCTCGAGGCTGCCGCTAATGACACTATTGATTCTGATGGTGATACCGAAGATGAACCAGAGGAAGTTGAGTGGATAAAGCAGCAGCCACTTCCCTATCCTTCG GATGCTCTGGAGCCATACATAAGCAAGGAGACAGTTGAGCAGCACTGGGGTGTTCATCAGCAGATGCATGTGGATAGGCTCAACGGCATGATCGGTGGCAGTGAGTGGGAAGGCATGTCACTGGGGCAGATGATGCTGTCGTCTTTCAACGAGGGCAGGGAGCAGCCTCATCCTCCCTTCTTCCATGCTGCCCAG GTATGGAACCATGATTTTTATTGGCGATCCATGAAACCTGGCGGTGGGGGCAAACCACCAGAACGGCTTCTGAAGTTTATTAACAGAGACTTTGGCTCCTATGAGCACATGATCCAACAATTCATGGATGCTGCACTGACTCAGTTTGGTTCTGGATGGGTTTGGCTTTCTT ACAAAGGAAGCAAGTTGCCATATGTGAAATCAAGAAGTCCAATCCCATCTGACAATTATGGTAGGCTGGTCATCTCAAAAACTCCAAATGCCATCAACCCTCTTGTTTGGGGGCACTCT CCGCTCCTTGCCATTGATGTTTGGGAG CATGCATACTACCAGGATTACGAG GATCGGAGGGCTGATTACGTTGCCGCGGTCATAGAGAAGCTTGTATCGTGGGAAGCGGTTGAGTCGAGGCTCACAAAAGCCATACAACAGGCGGTAGAAAGAGATGGGCATCTCAAGAAAAGAATTCTAAAGAAACGACAATTAGCTCAGTCGAATGGCCAGATTAGAGCTAAGCCTAGCACTCCGCAAGAGGCAAGGAGACCATGA
- the LOC120702404 gene encoding F-box protein At2g39490-like: MFVWHLSTLLRSSCTTSLEKFEVFWCHDFTSLKIPSHLQKLSFLRVFLCRRLQMIEINAPNVSTFMFRGPPMKISIINSSQLKRVAMDGQFYSGMFQYALTKLQSITSNLQALTLFSTTEAFNMPASPDKFLHLRNLKIYCCGMENFDFLSLISFLKSCPALESFFLSAGPHFDVRQDSIIHGSSSAVSSHMRRRIAGFHQGNLKKVTITGFCSSKSLIELTRQILESCSSLQSLVLDTTGGYDNTGICDSMGNKAVMEALRGLEAIKNYIKGKVPSSVNLEVLEPCGQCHVPKLTECHVPKLRKLGPC; the protein is encoded by the exons ATGTTCGTCTGGCACTTATCCACATTACTGAGGTCCTCCTGTACAACTTCCTTGGAGAAGTTTGAAGTTTTCTGGTGTCATGATTTCACTTCGTTAAAGATACCTTCTCATCTGCAGAAGCTTAGTTTCCTGCGGGTATTTCTATGTAGAAGGTTACAGATGATAGAAATCAATGCTCCAAACGTTTCCACTTTTATGTTCAGAGGCCCCCCAATGAAAATATCAATAATCAACTCATCGCAGTTGAAGAGGGTGGCTATGGATGGTCAATTTTACTCTGGCATGTTCCAGTATGCTCTGACCAAGCTTCagtccatcacatcgaatcttcaagCTCTTACCTTGTTTTCAACTACAGAG GCCTTCAACATGCCGGCGTCACCTGACAAATTCCTCCACCTCAGGAATTTGAAAATATATTGTTGTGGGATGGAAAACTTTGATTTTCTTTCTTTGATTTCTTTTCTCAAATCTTGCCCTGCACTGGAAAGTTTCTTCTTATCG GCAGGCCCACATTTTGATGTAAGGCAGGACTCAATTATTCATGGTTCCTCTAGTGCAGTTTCATCACATATGAGGCGGCGCATTGCAGGATTCCACCAGGGTAACCTCAAGAAAGTAACCATCACAGGATTCTGCTCTTCAAAGAGCTTGATTGAGCTAACACGCCAAATTCTTGAGAGTTGCTCGTCACTACAAAGCCTTGTGCTGGACACTACAGGTGGCTATGATAATACTGGCATATGTGACTCTATGGGAAATAAAGCTGTCATGGAAGCCCTCAGGGGTTTAGAGGCTATCAAAAACTATATCAAGGGGAAAGTTCCCTCGAGTGTTAACTTGGAGGTTTTGGAGCCCTGCGGCCAGTGCCATGTTCCCAAGCTTACGGAGTGCCATGTTCCCAAGCTGCGTAAGCTTGGACCCTGCTAG
- the LOC120704709 gene encoding skin secretory protein xP2-like: MPESTEEEEEESSDADLNFSDDDEGAIGAGSPPVYRGAGDEDMPVTLGEARLTSGSLVDPPPAATERRSPAPAAGRRSPPLAVGRRSSTPMTGQRSPPPATGRRTPAPAVLTGGGGGSAASAETPAQTASRRQADPRVAPSGQSSGGVSVPRALRSGLGKRSMSARSGSGAIARDAAQLAPTKALKTGGDAGQSGIVTAAQADAEGEVGRGGANDATRPDVEIEAGRGDADSAAQPVAGGETGGGAQEHPASQREVETLVLEPPRAGVESVTEEGSAPRAPAVEETRAPEPARTEGEGVVATATPQTAPENVVLVVQLPESSDEFGDSRDINPAATASAADRFAQFVSASEEVHSAGMSEGPRHGAIIQSGVPLEFLSNEQEEEAVWKAQIEYGSRVIVTP, encoded by the exons ATgcccgagtccaccgaggaggaggaggaggaatccTCGGACGCCGATCTCAACTTCTCGGATGACGACGAGGGGGCGATAGGCGCCGGTTCCCCGCCGGTCTATCGAGGGGCTGGCGACGAGGATATGCCAGTGACGCTGGGTGAGGCGAGGCTCACATCAGGGTCATTGGTGGATCCGCCCCCCGCGGCGacagagcggaggtcgcccgcgccggcggcgggacgaAGGTCGCCCCCGCTGGCAGTGGGCAGGAGATCGTCCACACCCATGACAGGGCAGAggtcgcccccgccggcgacgggTAGGAGGACACCTGCGCCTGCGGTGTTGACGGGTGGAGGCGGAGGGTCCGCGGCGAGTGCAGAGACACCCGCGCAGACAGCCTCGAGGCGCCAGGCCGACCCGAGGGTGGCGCCTTCGGGCCAGTCATCGGGAGGCGTCAGCGTGCCGCGGGCCCTGAGGAGCGGCTtgggcaagcgcagcatgagcgccCGGTCGGG CTCCGGGGCTATCGCCAGGGATGCGGCCCAGCTtgcgccgaccaaggccctcaagaccggg ggcgacgccggccagagcggcaTTGTAacagccgctcaggctgacgccGAGGGAGAggtcggccggggcggcgcaaaTGACGCCACCCGGCCGGACGTTGAAAtcgaggccggccggggcgatGCGGATAGCGCTGCCCAGCCGGTCGCAGGAGGAGAAACtggtgggggcgcgcaggagcaccCCGCCAGCCAAAGagaggtggagaccctcgtcctcgagcccccgagggctggggtcgagagTGTCACGGAGGAGGGGTCAGCGCCGAGGGCGCCGGCAGTGGAGGAAACCCGCGCCCCAGAGCCTGCAAGGACCGAGGGTGAGGGTGTTGTTGCAACGGCGACGCCGCAAACGGCGCCGGAGAACGTGGTgctggtggtgcagctgccggagAGTAGCGACGAGTTTGGGGACTCGAGGGACATCAACCCTGCTGctacggccagcgccgccgaccgGTTCGCCCAGTTCGTGTCGGCCTCCGAAGAGGTGCATAGCGCGGGGATGTCCGAGGGGCCCCGTCACGGGGCGATCAtccagtccggggtccccttgGAGTTTCTCAGCaatgagcaggaggaggaagcggtCTGGAAGGCGCAGATTGAGTACGGCTCTCGGgttattgtaacaccctaa